In Mastomys coucha isolate ucsf_1 unplaced genomic scaffold, UCSF_Mcou_1 pScaffold5, whole genome shotgun sequence, one genomic interval encodes:
- the Eif4a3 gene encoding eukaryotic initiation factor 4A-III, translated as MAATATMATSGSARKRLLKEEDMTKVEFETSEEVDVTPTFDTMGLREDLLRGIYAYGFEKPSAIQQRAIKQIIKGRDVIAQSQSGTGKTATFSISVLQCLDIQVRETQALILAPTRELAVQIQKGLLALGDYMNVQCHACIGGTNVGEDIRKLDYGQHVVAGTPGRVFDMIRRRSLRTRAIKMLVLDEADEMLNKGFKEQIYDVYRYLPPATQVVLISATLPHEILEMTNKFMTDPIRILVKRDELTLEGIKQFFVAVEREEWKFDTLCDLYDTLTITQAVIFCNTKRKVDWLTEKMREANFTVSSMHGDMPQKERESIMKEFRSGASRVLISTDVWARGLDVPQVSLIINYDLPNNRELYIHRIGRSGRYGRKGVAINFVKNDDIRILRDIEQYYSTQIDEMPMNVADLI; from the exons ATGGCGGCCACGGCCACGATGGCGACGTCCGGCTCGGCGCGGAAGCGGCTGCTCAAAGAGGAGGACATGACCAAAGTGGAGTTCGAGACAAGCGAGGAGGTGGATGTGACCCCCACGTTCGACACCATGGGCCTGCGGGAGGACCTGCTGCGCGGCATCTACGCCTACG gttttgaaaaaccttCAGCCATCCAGCAGCGTGCTATCAAGCAAATAATTAAAGGGAGAGATGTCATTGCACA GTCTCAGTCTGGCACAGGCAAGACGGCCACCTTCAGTATCTCAGTGCTTCAGTGCTTGGATATCCAG GTTCGAGAAACCCAAGCTTTGATACTGGCTCCAACAAGAGAGTTAGCAGTGCAGATTCAGAAG GGTTTGCTTGCTCTGGGGGATTACATGAACGTGCAGTGCCACGCCTGCATTGGGGGCACCAACGTCGGGGAGGACATCCGGAAGCTGGACTATGGGCAGCACGTGGTGGCGGGCACGCCGGGCCGTGTCTTTG ATATGATCCGCCGTAGAAGTTTAAGGACCCGGGCTATCAAGATGTTGGTTTTGGATGAGGCTGATGAAATGCTGAACAAAG GTTTCAAGGAGCAGATCTATGATGTGTACAGGTACTTGCCACCAGCCACACAGGTCGTTCTCATCAGCGCCACACTGCCTCATGAGATCCTGGAGATGACCAACAAGTTCATGACCGACCCCATCCGCATCCTGGTGAAGCGTGATGAATTGACTCTGGAAGGCATCAAACAGTTCTTTGTGGCGGTGGAAAGAGAGGAATGGAAGTTCGATACTCTGTGTGATCTGTACGACACGCTGACCATCACCCAGGCTGTTATCTTCTGTAACACCAAGAGAAAG GTTGACTGGctgacagagaaaatgagagaagccAATTTCACTGTGTCGTCCATGCATGGAGACATGCCCCAGAAAGAGCGAGAGTCTATTATGAAAGAGTTCCGGTCAGGTGCCAGCCGGGTGCTCATCTCCACAGATGTCTGGGCCCGGGGCCTGGATGTCCCTCAGGTGTCCCTCATCATTAACTACGACCTGCCCAACAACAGAGAACTGTACATTCACAG AATCGGGAGATCAGGTCGATATGGACGTAAAGGTGTGGCCATCAATTTTGTGAAGAATGATGACATCCGCATCCTCAGGGACATCGAGCAGTACTACTCCACCCAGATAGACGAGATGCCCATGAATG tGGCTGACCTAATCTGA